Within the Halarcobacter mediterraneus genome, the region TTTAAACATCGTCTCAATAGCACTATCACTTCTTGATGCTATAGCAACTACATTGTACCCTTCCCATTCAAGAGTTCTTTTTATTTTTTGTGCAGTGAGCATAGTATCTTCTATAATCAAAATATTTATCTTTTTCATATTTATATTGTATCACTCTATCGTTATTTTTTGCGTTACTTTTTATATATCTTACATTTTTTATGATAAACTTTTAAAAAAAAGAGTTTTATGCCTTATTTCCTTATTTTATTGATTTCTATATATGTAAACTTACAAGCGACAATTTTTGTCAATATACAAGATACAATAGAGATACTCCCCCACTCCAAAATACACCATGATATAGGGAATAAAGAAACTATTAATAGTATACTAAAAAATAATGACAAGTTCATTTCCACCAATAAAAAAGTTATTGATTATTGTATTTTAGCTCCTGAAAGTGTGTGGATAAAATTTCAACTAAAAAACCCTACTTCAAATACAATAAAAAAGATACTTAGTTTTGAAAATATTTTTTTAGAAAAAATTGAGCTTTATAAAATAGAAAATCAAAAAGTAGTATCAACAAAAACCACAGGGTTTTATCATCTTGAAAGTTTTGATGGTACAGTTAAACTTAATCTTCCTATAACCCTTACCCCAAATAGTACACAAGAATATTATCTCTATGTCAAAAGTGAAAAACTCTCTTTATGGTTCAAACCATTACTTCATGAACCAAAAGAGTTCAAAAAAGAAGACACAGCTAAACAAGTTATTTGGGCGCTCTTTTTTGGTGGGATATTATCTCTTGTTTTTTATAATATCTTTTTATTTATTTTTACAAGAGACAAAATATATCTATATTACTTTTTATATCTTATTGCTACACTTATGCAAAGTGAACTTTCTATATATATTAGATTTTATTTTTTCCCTATGGACGATCTTGAGTTTGTTAAAAAAAGTTTATACTTCAACCTTTTTTATATAAATATTTTCGTTTCCTTTACTATGACTCTTTTTATCAGACATTTTTTAAATACAAAACTGTATCCTAAAATTGACTTATCTTTGAAAATACTTATTTTTATAATACTTTTTTATTATATATTACAAATTTTTGATATTTTTACCATCCCTCAAGTTATTCTTTTTCAGTTTGTTATGCCATACTATTTTTTATGGATTGGATTTTATGCTCTTTATAAGAAAAATCCTCAAGCCAAATTCTTTTTATTAGGCTGGAGTTTTGCTCTTTTAGCATGGTTATCCCTATTTTTTAAGTTTTTGGGATTACTTCCGGAGCAATATGTTTTTGAGTATACCTTTGAAACTCTTATTATGGCAGAGGTTATTTTATTTGCTATATCATTAGCATATCGTATCAAAATATTAGAAAAGAAAAAAAATGATTTAACCAAGTCATTGCTTATACAACAACAAAATGAATCCAGTCGTTTAGAAAAAATTGTAAAAACAAGAACCAAAGAACTAAATAACGAACTCAAACAAAATGAGCTGCTTTTAAAAGAACTTCACCATAGAGTAAAAAACAATATGCAGTTTATCACCTCTTTGTATACCCTTAAACTCAATGAACACAAAGATAAAGATATGGAAGAGAAGCTTCAAGATGTAGAGCGAAAAATACACTCTATGAGTATAGTACATCAAATGCTTTTTACGCAAAAGAATATTGAAACTATAGATGCTAAAGAATATTTTGAACAAGTAGTTGAAAATATCACACAAAGTTTTGAGATGGAAAATATAGATTTCAAGCTTGATATCTGTGCAATCTTAGATATAGAAGAAGCAATATACTGTGGTCTTATAGTCAATGAACTTGTAACCAATGCTATAAAGTATGCCTTTGATGGGAAAGATGGTATTATCACCATCTCTTTAAACAACCATAAAGATGGTATCTTATTAGAGATCTCTGATAATGGAAAAGGTATACAAACAAATGACACCCCATCCTTTGGACAAATGATGGTTGAGTCACTTGCGGAAGGACAACTGGAGGGAAAACTCAACATAAAAACTGACCATGGAACACACATCTCTTTATGGTTTAAAAATAAAATCCAAAAAAGTAACGACGAAAGTAACGATAACTAAATATAATACTTGAATATAAGAAAAAAGTTTTTTATGTTTAAGGATATATCATGAAATTAAATCACAACTATTCTTCCCGTTTTAGAATCCTAAAAGGTGGAAAGATAAGCTTAGTAGTATCTGCACTTCTAGGAGGTGTAACTCTAAGCTTTGCAGCGCCTAGTGGTGGAGTGGTAACTTCAGGGTCTGCTACTATTTCACAAAGTGGAAATACAACCAATATAAACCAATCCACCTCCAAAGCTAGTATAAACTGGAATAAGTTTAATATAGCTTCCCATGAAACAGTAAACTTCAATCAACCAAATCTAAATAGTATAACTCTAAACAGAGTAATAGGAAATGAAAGAAGTATTATAGATGGAGCTTTAAATGCCAATGGTCAAGTTTGGATATTAGACTCAAATGGAGTTTTATTTGGTAAAAATGCTTCAATAAATACAGCAGGACTATTAGCTACAACTAAAGATATCTCAGATACTAACTTTCAAAAAGGTAACTATACTTTTACAGGAGATTCAACAGAATCTATTATCAACCAAGGTACTATAAAAGTTAAAAATAATGGTTATGTAATCTTTGCTTCTAATGAAGCTAAAAATAGTGGAGTGATAGAAGCTATAAAAGGAAGAGTACAACTTACATCAGCAGATGAATATACTATAAATCTAAATGGTAACTCTTTAATAGATTTATCTGTAGATAAAGGTATATTAGATGCCCTAGTAGAAAACTCTAGCACTATTCTTGCAGATGGTGGAGAAGTATATCTAACTACTCATGCAGTTGATGAACTTCTAAGAGGTGTAGTAAATAATACAGGTATCATAGAAGCAAACTCACTAGATGGAATAAACGGACATGTGGAACTATATGCCCATGGAGGAACTGCAAATATAGCTGGAACTATAAAAGCTAAAGGTGGGTTTGTAGAGACTTCAGGGAAAGAGCTAAGTGTAGCTTCTACAAC harbors:
- a CDS encoding 7TM diverse intracellular signaling domain-containing protein; translated protein: MPYFLILLISIYVNLQATIFVNIQDTIEILPHSKIHHDIGNKETINSILKNNDKFISTNKKVIDYCILAPESVWIKFQLKNPTSNTIKKILSFENIFLEKIELYKIENQKVVSTKTTGFYHLESFDGTVKLNLPITLTPNSTQEYYLYVKSEKLSLWFKPLLHEPKEFKKEDTAKQVIWALFFGGILSLVFYNIFLFIFTRDKIYLYYFLYLIATLMQSELSIYIRFYFFPMDDLEFVKKSLYFNLFYINIFVSFTMTLFIRHFLNTKLYPKIDLSLKILIFIILFYYILQIFDIFTIPQVILFQFVMPYYFLWIGFYALYKKNPQAKFFLLGWSFALLAWLSLFFKFLGLLPEQYVFEYTFETLIMAEVILFAISLAYRIKILEKKKNDLTKSLLIQQQNESSRLEKIVKTRTKELNNELKQNELLLKELHHRVKNNMQFITSLYTLKLNEHKDKDMEEKLQDVERKIHSMSIVHQMLFTQKNIETIDAKEYFEQVVENITQSFEMENIDFKLDICAILDIEEAIYCGLIVNELVTNAIKYAFDGKDGIITISLNNHKDGILLEISDNGKGIQTNDTPSFGQMMVESLAEGQLEGKLNIKTDHGTHISLWFKNKIQKSNDESNDN